A single window of Archangium gephyra DNA harbors:
- a CDS encoding M56 family metallopeptidase, with translation MNGAVSQSLGWALLHLLWQGTLVAVALAVALRVLDRRAASVRYLLSCGALALLLVLPALTGWHHYVSLQKAEPLPLAPASLKRTAPVTQAPGFVLERAVDQRSPVAPLAARPTPVLERALPLLGEHMHWLVFAWALGVTVSSLRLLSGWLKLRRLVREAEPAPAEWQEALERLARRLGMSRPVRLLRSAALDVPAAVGWLRPVVLLPVTALTGLSARQLEMVLAHELAHIRRYDFTVNLVQTLVETLLFYHPAVWWMSRVIRVEREHCCDDIAVGTSGNAISYARALTALESLRVLPLGTASPAMSALGGSLTDRVRRLVAAPATRCSSRWVAGASLVTLMSGVAVAGPLVALALPPAPPTATAEAPEPPAPVSAPMAPAFPVPAAAPAPLMAPPAPPALMLAQAPAPAPAPAPAPAAKPMSSGKRDMDEDPDSDYDSDEDTTRVGDKPLSVDQLVALKVAGVTPERVKELESLGYEPTVANLVQFGHADMTPEYVKEMTASLGRKPTAEELVEMRHVGVTPERVKGLAAAGYGKLSADDLTQAAALGVDERFINELRSAGYDKLEFDDLVELRALGVNGEYVQALKAAGYDKLSAEDLTQFKALGVSPEYLRTLREAGFDKLPAEQVVEMRAQGVDAAFIRKLRDEGLDKLSVDELIRLRSSGVDADFIRQLRKKQ, from the coding sequence ATGAACGGAGCCGTGTCGCAGTCCCTGGGTTGGGCGTTGCTGCACCTGCTGTGGCAGGGCACTCTCGTGGCCGTGGCGCTGGCGGTGGCGCTGCGCGTGCTCGACCGCCGCGCGGCCTCCGTGCGCTACCTGCTCTCCTGTGGCGCCCTGGCCCTCCTGCTCGTGCTGCCCGCCCTCACCGGCTGGCACCACTACGTCTCCCTCCAGAAGGCCGAGCCCCTTCCGCTCGCCCCCGCCTCCCTGAAGCGGACCGCCCCTGTCACCCAGGCTCCCGGCTTCGTGCTGGAGCGCGCGGTGGACCAGCGCTCCCCGGTGGCCCCGCTCGCCGCCAGGCCCACGCCCGTGCTGGAGCGGGCGCTGCCGTTGCTCGGCGAGCACATGCACTGGCTGGTGTTCGCGTGGGCGCTGGGCGTGACGGTGTCGTCGCTGCGGCTGCTCTCCGGGTGGCTGAAGCTGCGCCGCCTGGTGCGCGAGGCCGAGCCCGCGCCCGCCGAGTGGCAGGAAGCGCTGGAGCGTCTGGCGCGGCGTCTGGGCATGTCGCGCCCGGTGCGGCTGCTGCGCTCGGCGGCGCTGGACGTGCCCGCGGCGGTGGGCTGGCTGCGGCCGGTGGTGCTGCTGCCCGTGACGGCGCTCACCGGACTGTCCGCCCGCCAGCTGGAGATGGTGCTCGCCCACGAGCTGGCCCACATCCGCCGCTACGACTTCACCGTCAACCTGGTGCAGACACTGGTGGAGACGCTGCTCTTCTACCACCCGGCCGTGTGGTGGATGTCGCGCGTCATCCGCGTCGAGCGCGAGCACTGCTGCGACGACATCGCCGTGGGCACCAGCGGCAATGCCATCTCCTACGCCCGCGCCCTCACCGCGCTCGAGTCCCTGCGCGTGCTGCCCCTCGGCACGGCGAGCCCGGCCATGTCCGCCCTGGGTGGCTCGCTCACGGACCGCGTCCGCCGGCTGGTGGCCGCTCCCGCGACGCGCTGCTCCTCGCGCTGGGTGGCGGGGGCCTCGCTCGTCACGCTGATGAGCGGCGTGGCCGTGGCCGGTCCCCTCGTGGCCCTCGCCCTTCCCCCCGCGCCTCCCACGGCGACGGCCGAGGCCCCCGAGCCCCCCGCTCCCGTGAGCGCTCCGATGGCGCCCGCGTTCCCCGTCCCCGCCGCGGCTCCCGCTCCGCTGATGGCCCCGCCCGCGCCGCCGGCGCTGATGCTCGCCCAGGCGCCCGCCCCTGCTCCCGCTCCCGCTCCCGCGCCTGCTGCGAAGCCGATGAGCTCCGGGAAGCGGGACATGGATGAGGATCCGGACTCGGACTACGACTCGGACGAGGACACCACCCGCGTGGGCGACAAGCCGCTCTCGGTGGATCAGCTCGTCGCGCTCAAGGTGGCCGGGGTGACCCCCGAGCGGGTGAAGGAGCTGGAGTCGCTCGGCTATGAGCCCACGGTGGCCAACCTGGTGCAGTTCGGCCACGCCGACATGACGCCCGAGTACGTGAAGGAGATGACGGCCAGCCTCGGCCGCAAGCCCACCGCCGAGGAGCTGGTGGAGATGCGGCACGTCGGCGTGACGCCCGAGCGCGTGAAGGGGCTCGCGGCGGCCGGCTACGGCAAGCTCTCCGCCGACGACCTGACGCAGGCGGCGGCGCTCGGCGTGGACGAGCGTTTCATCAACGAGCTGCGCTCCGCCGGCTACGACAAGCTGGAGTTCGACGACCTCGTCGAGCTGCGTGCGCTCGGCGTGAATGGCGAGTACGTGCAGGCGCTGAAGGCCGCGGGCTACGACAAGCTCTCCGCCGAGGACCTGACGCAGTTCAAGGCGCTCGGCGTGTCGCCGGAGTACCTGCGCACCCTGCGCGAGGCGGGTTTCGACAAGCTCCCCGCGGAGCAGGTGGTGGAGATGCGCGCCCAGGGCGTGGACGCGGCCTTCATCCGCAAGCTGCGCGACGAGGGCCTGGACAAGCTCTCCGTGGATGAGCTGATCCGCCTGCGCAGCAGTGGCGTGGACGCGGACTTCATCCGCCAGCTGCGCAAGAAGCAGTAA
- a CDS encoding BlaI/MecI/CopY family transcriptional regulator, which produces MSEPTLPRPTDAELGILRVLWERGPSTVRDVHEALNKGQEGTGYTTVLKLMQIMTEKGLVERDESQRAHVYKARATQQKTQRQLVTDLLDRAFGGSPAQLAMQALSTKKASAEELAELRKLLDTLEGEETP; this is translated from the coding sequence ATGAGTGAACCGACGCTGCCGCGCCCGACGGACGCGGAGCTGGGCATCCTCCGGGTGCTGTGGGAGCGAGGCCCCAGCACCGTGCGAGACGTGCACGAGGCCCTCAACAAGGGCCAGGAGGGCACCGGCTACACCACGGTGCTCAAGCTGATGCAGATCATGACGGAAAAAGGGCTCGTCGAGCGCGACGAGTCCCAGCGAGCCCACGTCTACAAGGCACGGGCGACACAGCAGAAGACGCAGCGGCAGCTCGTGACGGACCTGCTGGACCGGGCCTTCGGAGGCTCCCCGGCGCAGCTGGCGATGCAGGCGCTGTCGACGAAGAAGGCCTCGGCGGAGGAGCTCGCCGAGTTGCGCAAGCTGCTGGACACTCTGGAAGGGGAGGAGACGCCATGA
- a CDS encoding helix-turn-helix domain-containing protein encodes MRNLKDLTAFVEKEAASEGPAAQAALQAERARFRIARELAEARKAQGLTQHQLSERSGVPQSEISKIESGRANATELTLFKVVYAMGYSVRLEPLARNTPSARYARLPPPENGRW; translated from the coding sequence ATGCGCAATCTCAAGGACTTGACGGCGTTCGTGGAGAAGGAGGCAGCCAGCGAGGGCCCTGCCGCTCAGGCCGCGCTCCAGGCCGAGCGCGCTCGCTTCCGCATCGCCCGGGAACTTGCCGAGGCACGCAAAGCCCAGGGCCTCACTCAACACCAGCTGTCCGAGCGCTCCGGTGTGCCCCAGAGTGAGATCAGCAAGATTGAGTCGGGTAGGGCCAACGCCACCGAGTTGACGCTCTTCAAGGTGGTGTACGCGATGGGCTACTCTGTTCGTCTGGAGCCGCTCGCACGCAATACCCCCAGCGCACGGTACGCCCGGCTTCCTCCACCGGAAAACGGACGGTGGTGA
- a CDS encoding lamin tail domain-containing protein, translating into MRKTETSASRPTRLDRRLLAAVLSLTLAACGGLPPEEAGDDTLGTQEAPLSVRLRVMAANTTSGTLQSYDPGHGTRIFQGTRPDVVAIQEFNYGDNSASAIRGFVDTAFGTGFSYYREAGAQIPNGIISRYPIVASGEWDDTQVSNRDFAWARIDVPGPKDLWVISVHLLTTSSTVRNTEATNLVNFIKSNVPTTDYLVIAGDFNTSSRSESCFSTFSQVVSTASPYPADRNGNTNTNASRGSPYDHVLVDADLRAYQTSTVIGASSFAAGTVIDTRVYSPISEISPALAADSGATNMQHMAVIKDFLIPSDTTTASITVGSPNGGESWAAGSPQSISWTATGVTNVKLEYTLDGTTWSTITSSFSASTGFYGWTVPSTATTTAKVRVSDASNSAITDTSNANFSITTSGGGGGAAVVFINEILANEAGSDVNGEFVELVNSGGTAADLSGWTLLDGAGVRHTFASGTSLAAGKAIVVFGAAAGIPTGTVNAVASTTGGLTLGNSGDTVTLKNASGTTVDTTTYPSSLSGTDGVSMNRSPDATSGGTFVLHTTLSSAASSPGKRANGTAY; encoded by the coding sequence GTGCGAAAGACAGAAACCTCCGCGTCGAGGCCCACGCGCCTCGACCGCCGTCTGCTGGCGGCCGTGCTCTCCCTCACGCTGGCGGCCTGCGGTGGCCTGCCGCCAGAGGAGGCCGGTGACGACACCCTGGGCACCCAGGAGGCCCCGCTGAGCGTGCGGCTGCGCGTGATGGCGGCCAACACCACCAGCGGCACCCTGCAGAGCTACGACCCGGGCCACGGCACCCGCATCTTCCAGGGCACCCGGCCGGACGTCGTCGCCATCCAGGAGTTCAACTACGGGGACAACTCGGCGAGCGCCATCCGCGGCTTCGTCGACACCGCCTTCGGCACGGGCTTCTCCTACTACCGCGAGGCCGGCGCGCAGATCCCCAACGGCATCATCAGCCGCTACCCCATCGTCGCCTCGGGCGAGTGGGACGACACTCAGGTGTCCAACCGCGACTTCGCCTGGGCGCGCATCGACGTGCCGGGGCCCAAGGATCTCTGGGTCATCAGCGTGCACCTGCTCACCACCAGCAGCACCGTGCGCAACACCGAGGCCACCAACCTCGTCAACTTCATCAAGAGCAACGTCCCCACGACGGACTACCTGGTCATCGCCGGTGACTTCAACACCAGCAGCCGCAGCGAGTCCTGCTTCTCCACCTTCTCCCAGGTGGTGAGCACCGCCAGCCCCTACCCGGCCGACCGCAACGGCAACACCAACACCAACGCCAGCCGTGGCAGCCCGTATGACCACGTGCTCGTGGACGCGGACCTGCGCGCCTACCAGACGTCCACCGTCATCGGCGCCAGCTCCTTCGCCGCCGGCACGGTGATCGACACCCGCGTGTACTCGCCCATCTCCGAGATCTCTCCCGCGCTGGCCGCCGACAGCGGCGCCACCAACATGCAGCACATGGCCGTCATCAAGGACTTCCTCATCCCGTCCGACACCACCACCGCGAGCATCACGGTGGGCTCGCCCAACGGCGGCGAGAGCTGGGCGGCCGGCAGCCCCCAGAGCATCTCCTGGACGGCCACGGGCGTGACGAACGTGAAGCTCGAGTACACGCTCGATGGCACCACCTGGAGCACCATCACCTCGAGCTTCTCGGCCTCCACCGGCTTCTACGGCTGGACGGTCCCGAGCACCGCCACCACCACCGCCAAGGTGCGCGTGAGCGATGCCTCCAACTCCGCCATCACCGACACCAGCAACGCGAACTTCTCCATCACCACCTCCGGCGGCGGGGGCGGCGCGGCCGTGGTGTTCATCAACGAGATCCTCGCCAACGAGGCCGGCTCGGACGTGAACGGTGAGTTCGTGGAGCTCGTCAACTCGGGCGGCACGGCCGCGGACCTCTCCGGCTGGACGCTCCTGGACGGCGCGGGCGTGCGCCACACCTTCGCGAGCGGCACCTCGCTCGCCGCAGGCAAGGCGATTGTCGTGTTCGGCGCCGCCGCGGGCATCCCCACGGGCACGGTCAACGCGGTGGCCTCCACCACGGGCGGCCTCACGCTGGGCAACAGCGGCGACACCGTGACGCTGAAGAACGCCTCGGGCACGACAGTGGACACCACCACCTATCCCTCGTCGCTCTCGGGCACGGACGGCGTGTCCATGAACCGCAGCCCAGATGCCACCAGCGGCGGCACCTTCGTGCTGCACACCACCCTGTCGAGCGCCGCGTCCTCGCCCGGCAAGCGCGCCAACGGCACCGCCTACTGA
- a CDS encoding vWA domain-containing protein, producing the protein MNRTALLLATTGLLALTAAVVGLPRQKDTSHTLAQPGEAPTGVVLPLATAKNGPVTLEGKLSGAYLITGPSEAYAVLTVRADKPREQTRVPVSLALVIDRSGSMRGQKLADAKQAARLLVQQLGAEDRLALVHYGSDVRVFPSQQVTEEVRQQMLAFVDTIEDAGATNISGGLQAAAQQLLPYVEHFRVSRILLLSDGQPTEGLVEDSELLKLADTYQHQGMTVSGLGVGDEFNERLMRGLAEQGGGFYGYIQDSEKLGEIVRRELEQAAGTLARGVELRLELPEGVGEAEVMGVPARREGNSRVVRLYDLAGGQDAQVVVKLTLDLGASPGADRGVLGVRLRYQDVEAARPVETYLPLAAKVTDDEALVRANLDQDVRVHAVRALGAREMQAAAEEMKRGNRQKALGMLDNARALFGSSASALAGELADVDRTKAAYLNAQDETSVKREALQLHRKSLKTFGQNNSYGTD; encoded by the coding sequence ATGAACCGAACCGCCCTGCTGCTGGCCACCACCGGACTGCTCGCCCTGACGGCGGCGGTCGTGGGCCTGCCCCGCCAGAAGGACACGAGCCACACCCTGGCCCAACCCGGCGAGGCCCCCACCGGCGTGGTGCTGCCCCTGGCCACCGCGAAGAATGGCCCGGTGACGCTGGAGGGCAAGCTGTCCGGGGCCTACCTCATCACCGGGCCCAGCGAGGCCTATGCCGTGCTGACGGTGCGCGCGGACAAGCCCCGCGAGCAGACGCGCGTGCCGGTGAGCCTGGCGCTCGTCATCGACCGCTCGGGCTCCATGCGCGGACAGAAGCTGGCGGACGCGAAGCAGGCGGCGCGGCTGCTGGTGCAACAGCTGGGCGCAGAGGACCGGCTGGCCCTGGTGCACTACGGCTCGGACGTGCGCGTCTTCCCCAGCCAGCAGGTGACGGAGGAGGTGCGTCAGCAGATGTTGGCGTTCGTCGACACCATCGAGGACGCGGGCGCCACCAACATCAGCGGCGGCCTGCAGGCGGCGGCCCAGCAGCTGCTCCCGTACGTGGAGCACTTCCGGGTGAGCCGCATCCTCCTGCTGAGCGACGGGCAGCCCACCGAGGGCCTCGTCGAGGACTCGGAGCTGCTGAAGCTGGCGGACACGTACCAGCACCAGGGCATGACGGTGAGCGGCCTGGGCGTGGGCGATGAGTTCAACGAGCGGCTGATGCGGGGCCTGGCCGAGCAGGGCGGCGGCTTCTACGGCTACATCCAGGACTCGGAGAAGCTGGGAGAGATCGTCCGGCGCGAGCTGGAGCAGGCCGCGGGGACACTGGCGCGCGGGGTGGAGCTGCGGCTGGAGCTGCCCGAGGGGGTGGGAGAGGCCGAGGTGATGGGCGTGCCGGCGCGGCGCGAGGGGAACAGCCGGGTGGTGCGCCTGTACGACCTGGCGGGTGGGCAGGACGCGCAGGTGGTGGTGAAGCTGACCCTGGACCTGGGGGCCTCCCCGGGCGCGGACCGGGGCGTGCTGGGGGTGCGGCTGCGCTACCAGGACGTGGAGGCCGCACGGCCCGTGGAGACGTACCTCCCCCTGGCGGCGAAGGTGACGGACGACGAGGCGCTGGTGCGGGCCAACCTGGACCAGGACGTGCGGGTGCACGCGGTGAGGGCGCTCGGGGCCCGGGAGATGCAGGCGGCCGCCGAGGAGATGAAGCGCGGCAACCGCCAGAAGGCCCTGGGCATGCTGGACAACGCCCGGGCCCTCTTCGGCAGCTCCGCGTCGGCGCTCGCGGGGGAGCTTGCGGACGTGGACCGGACGAAGGCAGCCTACCTCAACGCCCAGGATGAAACCTCCGTGAAGCGTGAGGCGTTACAGCTTCATCGCAAGTCGTTGAAGACCTTCGGACAGAACAACTCCTACGGTACAGACTGA
- a CDS encoding ATP-binding protein, with protein MHPKPQQTDAEDGTTLGTCGSLNDLNERRATTDALARRERYLTAVVEIQQRLLAATASESIFERLVAPLGEASGASRAYIFEAHRSPDGNQLFSQRAEWCAPGVKPELNNPMLQDMPLERQMPRLYELLSRGQVLTGLVKNFPPEERAVLEPQQILSVLTLPLWVHGTLAGFIGFDNCAEAREWDKLEVDLLWAAAGAIALCMEQRQSERALRERELRFRRIAENASDVLYRYQLAGTRSFAFISGVVTNNLGFSPEEHYRDPGLWHRQVHSEDLQVLEQLLSDPERMADTPVVVRFTRRDGRLVWLQHVVTPVLDATGLCVAVEGIARDITERRQFEEALKLSEASFRLLLEGVPEPAAIQRDEHIIYANSALVTALGFERPHDLMGRRLQEFLVDEPPTPEGMVSLVTGERRMRRQDGKVRVVEFASLPLLFDGEPAVVSIARDVTEQRKLQSQLSLADRMASMGTLAAGIAHEINNPLAFVISNLGFLLDEMRRMPSMMPGGLAARPEVDEWRSVIMEAREGAERVRQIVRQLKAFSRPDEERLEAVDLHAVLDSAVMLAANEIKHRARLKREYGPMPYVKGNEGRLCQVFLNLVVNAAQAIPEGAAEKNEIRLVTREGEQGRVIAEVQDTGSGIPPEVLGRIFDPFFTTKPVGVGTGLGLSICHGIITSLGGEISVESQPGRGTTVRVVLPAAEQGARVQKPVAAPQVPITQRGRVLIVDDEPAVGRALRRILREHEVELATSGRQALEKLTTDNRFHAVLCDVMMPDLGGKDLYEAIQQAGSGLERRFVFVSGGAFTQGARDFLARVPNPTLEKPFDETAVRRVVRELVLNNAAAVGT; from the coding sequence ATGCATCCGAAGCCCCAGCAGACCGACGCGGAAGACGGCACGACCCTCGGGACGTGCGGCTCGCTCAATGACCTCAACGAGCGGCGGGCGACGACGGACGCGTTGGCCCGGCGCGAGCGCTACCTGACGGCCGTGGTGGAGATCCAGCAGCGGCTGCTGGCGGCCACGGCCTCGGAGAGCATCTTCGAGCGGCTGGTGGCCCCCCTGGGCGAGGCCTCTGGCGCCAGCCGCGCCTACATCTTCGAGGCGCACCGCTCGCCGGACGGCAATCAGCTCTTCAGCCAACGTGCCGAGTGGTGTGCGCCCGGGGTGAAGCCGGAGCTGAACAACCCGATGCTGCAGGACATGCCGCTGGAGCGGCAGATGCCCCGCCTGTACGAGCTGCTGTCGCGCGGACAGGTGCTGACGGGGCTGGTGAAGAACTTCCCCCCGGAGGAGCGGGCCGTCCTGGAGCCGCAGCAGATCCTCTCGGTGCTGACGCTGCCCCTGTGGGTGCATGGCACGCTGGCGGGCTTCATCGGCTTCGACAACTGCGCCGAGGCGCGCGAGTGGGACAAGCTGGAGGTGGACCTGCTGTGGGCGGCGGCGGGGGCCATCGCCCTGTGCATGGAGCAGCGGCAGTCCGAGCGGGCGCTGCGCGAGCGCGAGCTGCGCTTCCGGCGCATCGCGGAGAACGCCTCGGACGTGCTGTACCGCTACCAGCTGGCGGGCACGCGCAGCTTCGCCTTCATCAGCGGCGTGGTGACCAACAACCTGGGCTTCTCCCCGGAGGAGCACTACCGGGACCCCGGGCTGTGGCACCGCCAGGTGCACTCGGAGGACCTGCAGGTGCTCGAGCAGCTGCTGTCCGACCCCGAGCGGATGGCGGACACGCCCGTGGTGGTGCGCTTCACCCGGCGCGACGGGCGCCTGGTGTGGTTGCAGCACGTGGTGACGCCGGTGCTGGACGCCACCGGCCTGTGCGTGGCGGTGGAGGGCATCGCCCGGGACATCACCGAGCGCCGCCAGTTCGAGGAGGCCCTCAAGCTGTCCGAGGCCAGCTTCCGCCTGCTGCTGGAGGGCGTGCCGGAGCCGGCGGCCATCCAGCGCGACGAGCACATCATCTACGCCAACTCGGCGCTGGTGACGGCGCTGGGCTTCGAGCGGCCCCATGACTTGATGGGCCGGCGGCTGCAGGAGTTCCTCGTGGACGAGCCGCCCACGCCCGAGGGCATGGTGTCGCTGGTGACGGGCGAGCGGCGCATGCGGCGGCAGGACGGCAAGGTGCGGGTGGTGGAGTTCGCCTCGCTGCCGCTGCTCTTCGACGGCGAGCCGGCCGTGGTGTCCATCGCGCGCGACGTCACCGAGCAGCGCAAGTTGCAGTCCCAGCTGTCGCTGGCGGACCGCATGGCCTCCATGGGCACGCTGGCCGCGGGCATCGCCCACGAGATCAACAACCCGCTGGCCTTCGTCATCTCCAACCTGGGCTTCCTCCTGGACGAGATGCGCCGCATGCCGTCCATGATGCCGGGCGGGCTGGCGGCGCGGCCCGAGGTGGACGAGTGGCGCTCGGTCATCATGGAGGCCCGCGAGGGCGCCGAGCGCGTGCGCCAGATTGTCCGCCAGCTCAAGGCCTTCTCCCGCCCGGACGAGGAGCGGCTGGAGGCGGTGGATCTGCACGCGGTGCTGGACTCGGCGGTGATGCTGGCCGCCAATGAAATCAAGCACCGGGCGCGGCTCAAGCGCGAGTACGGGCCGATGCCGTACGTGAAGGGCAACGAGGGCCGGCTGTGCCAGGTGTTCCTCAACCTGGTGGTGAACGCGGCGCAGGCCATCCCCGAGGGCGCGGCGGAGAAGAATGAGATCCGCCTGGTGACGCGCGAGGGCGAGCAGGGCCGGGTGATCGCCGAGGTGCAGGACACGGGCTCGGGCATCCCTCCCGAAGTGCTGGGCCGCATCTTCGATCCGTTCTTCACCACCAAGCCGGTGGGCGTGGGCACGGGCCTGGGCCTGTCCATCTGCCACGGCATCATCACCAGCCTGGGCGGAGAGATTTCGGTGGAGAGCCAGCCGGGCCGGGGCACCACGGTGCGGGTGGTGCTGCCCGCGGCCGAGCAGGGCGCCCGGGTGCAGAAGCCGGTGGCGGCGCCCCAGGTGCCCATCACCCAGCGCGGACGGGTGCTCATCGTGGACGATGAGCCCGCCGTCGGCCGCGCCCTGCGGCGCATTCTGCGCGAGCACGAGGTGGAGCTGGCCACCAGCGGGCGGCAGGCCCTGGAGAAGCTGACCACGGACAACCGCTTCCACGCCGTGCTGTGCGACGTGATGATGCCGGACCTGGGCGGCAAGGACCTGTACGAGGCCATCCAGCAGGCCGGCTCGGGGCTGGAGCGGCGCTTCGTCTTCGTCTCCGGCGGCGCCTTCACCCAGGGGGCGCGGGACTTCCTCGCCCGGGTGCCCAACCCCACCCTGGAGAAGCCCTTCGACGAGACGGCCGTGCGGCGCGTGGTGCGCGAGCTGGTGCTCAACAACGCCGCCGCCGTGGGAACCTGA
- a CDS encoding ATP-binding protein — translation MRDEPPRPPPLPLTWPAAVFGLIFGVAMTYVPYEFHAAYFRPLYPYVRPMGVVYLASSVVLMATMLYAQAPRWLDVLGRVGFGAVTGLYWWVLHVRTGGLTGAILFPLLLAGLALETSPAWRRREVFRGVVALVALAFGLLMLGAGNRFPPVFYAAVAPLLVPMGLVFLGCGAGLLSPAVHRWPPLPRLLLGVLALDFALLAWAVARLGTGPGSSIYLILTLACVASALGLRPRAPRTIGFKLLRGLAFAGVVPLLALGGFAAWMAQNAIERQVRDDTIRAAAGEADFLVRYLDDARESLQLLLESPGFRKAYANRDHAQVALYLSNLPAQARAFDAAIVVDKEGEGFAASYGTRNLGSFSHRDYYAGVMSTGAPYISRPYISIMDLPHVAIALPFKQEGKLEGILVGLLSLERLSAAVTPAAQRFRVQVLDRRGLLLLRDTQPGAPLLSEAHLPGVLRQQLSTSEEGVVETFGPEDQRILLAADAPVPGTEWSVVVAQDMGVAYRAITRTSVAFIAILALGVLLMLALAQFVARDIIRRLETLVEATAAIGRGELSRRVPEEEDDELGGLCRGFNEMATRTEAAQGELREAVRLREEFLSVASHELRTPLTPLKGFAALTLSRMEKGGDFPERERTLKALRSMARQTDRLTRLVDDLLDTSRIQAGRFELERAPLDLLPLVREVIERFEMRGNEGLRFVLEAPVQAVEGLWDGPRLEQVITNLLANAVRYSPQGGTVHVSFHLSPEAVELRVRDQGIGIPSESIALLFQPFARASNATARHFGGLGLGLFICREIVQRHGGSIWAESPGAQLGSCFHVRLPREAPAVPVSAVAS, via the coding sequence ATGAGAGACGAGCCCCCGCGCCCGCCACCTTTGCCCCTCACCTGGCCCGCAGCGGTGTTCGGTCTCATCTTCGGCGTGGCGATGACGTACGTGCCGTACGAATTCCACGCGGCCTACTTCCGGCCCCTCTACCCGTACGTGCGCCCCATGGGCGTGGTGTACCTGGCCAGCAGCGTGGTGCTCATGGCCACCATGCTCTACGCCCAGGCGCCCCGCTGGCTGGACGTGCTGGGACGCGTGGGCTTCGGCGCCGTCACCGGGCTGTACTGGTGGGTGCTCCACGTGCGCACCGGGGGCCTCACCGGGGCCATCCTCTTCCCGCTGCTGCTGGCGGGCCTGGCCCTGGAGACGTCTCCGGCGTGGCGGCGGCGCGAGGTGTTCCGCGGCGTGGTGGCGCTCGTCGCGCTCGCCTTCGGCCTGCTCATGCTGGGGGCGGGCAACCGCTTCCCCCCCGTCTTCTACGCCGCCGTGGCGCCCCTGCTGGTGCCCATGGGGCTCGTCTTCCTGGGCTGCGGCGCGGGGCTGCTGTCCCCCGCCGTCCACCGCTGGCCCCCGCTGCCGCGCCTGCTGCTGGGCGTGCTCGCGCTGGACTTCGCGCTGCTCGCCTGGGCCGTGGCCCGCCTCGGCACGGGGCCGGGCTCCAGCATCTACCTCATCCTCACCCTGGCGTGCGTCGCCTCGGCGCTCGGCCTGCGCCCGCGCGCGCCCCGCACCATCGGCTTCAAGCTGCTGCGCGGCCTGGCCTTCGCCGGCGTGGTGCCCCTGCTGGCCCTGGGCGGCTTCGCGGCGTGGATGGCCCAGAACGCCATCGAGCGCCAGGTGCGCGACGACACCATCCGCGCCGCCGCCGGTGAGGCGGACTTCCTCGTGCGCTACCTCGACGACGCGCGCGAGTCCCTGCAGCTGCTGCTCGAGTCTCCCGGCTTCCGCAAGGCCTACGCCAACCGGGACCACGCCCAGGTGGCGCTCTACCTGAGCAACCTCCCCGCCCAGGCCCGCGCCTTCGACGCCGCCATCGTCGTGGACAAGGAGGGCGAGGGCTTCGCCGCCTCCTACGGCACCCGCAACCTCGGCAGCTTCTCCCACCGCGACTACTACGCGGGCGTGATGAGCACCGGCGCTCCCTACATCTCGCGCCCCTACATCAGCATCATGGACCTGCCCCATGTCGCCATCGCCCTGCCCTTCAAGCAGGAGGGCAAGCTGGAGGGCATCCTCGTGGGCCTGCTCTCCCTGGAGCGCCTGTCCGCCGCGGTGACTCCCGCCGCCCAGCGCTTCCGCGTCCAGGTGCTGGACCGGCGCGGCCTGCTGCTCCTGCGCGACACCCAGCCCGGCGCGCCCCTGCTGAGCGAGGCCCACCTGCCCGGCGTCCTGCGCCAGCAGCTGTCCACCAGCGAGGAGGGCGTGGTGGAGACGTTCGGCCCGGAGGATCAGCGGATTCTCCTGGCCGCGGACGCGCCCGTGCCCGGCACCGAGTGGAGCGTCGTCGTCGCCCAGGACATGGGCGTGGCCTACCGCGCCATCACCCGCACCAGCGTGGCCTTCATCGCCATCCTCGCGCTGGGTGTGCTGCTCATGCTGGCGCTGGCCCAGTTCGTCGCCCGCGACATCATCCGCCGCCTGGAGACGCTGGTGGAGGCCACCGCCGCCATCGGCCGGGGCGAGCTGTCGCGCCGCGTCCCCGAGGAGGAGGACGACGAGCTGGGCGGGCTGTGCCGCGGCTTCAACGAGATGGCCACCCGCACCGAGGCCGCCCAGGGCGAGCTGCGCGAGGCCGTGCGTCTGCGCGAGGAGTTCCTCTCCGTGGCCAGCCACGAGCTGCGCACGCCCCTCACCCCCCTCAAGGGCTTCGCCGCCCTCACCCTCAGCCGCATGGAGAAGGGCGGCGACTTCCCCGAGCGCGAGCGCACCCTCAAGGCCCTGCGCTCCATGGCCCGCCAGACGGATCGCCTCACCCGGCTGGTGGATGACCTGCTGGACACCTCGCGGATTCAAGCCGGCCGCTTCGAGTTGGAGCGCGCACCGTTGGACCTCCTGCCCCTGGTGCGTGAAGTCATCGAGCGCTTCGAGATGCGGGGCAACGAGGGGCTGCGCTTCGTGCTGGAGGCCCCCGTCCAGGCGGTGGAGGGCCTCTGGGACGGCCCCCGTCTGGAGCAGGTCATCACCAACCTGCTGGCCAACGCCGTGCGGTACTCACCCCAGGGCGGCACCGTGCACGTGAGCTTCCACCTGTCCCCCGAGGCGGTGGAGCTCCGGGTGCGCGACCAGGGCATCGGCATCCCCTCCGAGAGCATCGCCCTGCTCTTCCAGCCCTTCGCCCGCGCCTCCAACGCCACCGCGCGCCACTTCGGCGGCCTGGGCCTGGGGCTCTTCATCTGCCGGGAGATCGTCCAACGCCACGGCGGCAGCATCTGGGCCGAGAGCCCGGGGGCCCAGCTCGGCAGCTGCTTCCACGTCCGCCTGCCCCGCGAGGCACCCGCCGTCCCCGTGTCCGCTGTGGCCAGCTGA